The following are encoded in a window of Solidesulfovibrio magneticus RS-1 genomic DNA:
- the guaA gene encoding glutamine-hydrolyzing GMP synthase: protein MSQPDKVLILDFGSQYTQLIARRVREAGVYSEIHPCTVTAKEVAAMAPKAVILSGGPSSVADADAPPFDPAVFDLGLPMLCICYGMQLLAHHLPGGQVAASTDREYGRADLQLLADTPLFAGLPQKDGHIVWMSHGDKVMAAPDGFVVAARTKNVDIAALANASRRIYALQFHPEVAHTEDGERILHNFLFEIAGLTSGWTMSSFLETELASLKEKVGDDEVVCALSGGVDSTVVAVMLHKAIGKKLHCIFVDNGLLRMGEGEEVAAYLREHFDLNLHYVDAAKLFLDKLAGVTDPEEKRKIIGKTFIEVFEVEAAKLPKVKYLAQGTLYPDVIESVSFKGPSAVIKSHHNVGGLPEVMKLALIEPLRELFKDEVRKVAVELGMPDFIIWRHPFPGPGLAIRIIGEVTEERLEILRRTDKIVQSELVASGWYRKVWQGFAVLLPLKTVGVMGDGRTYENVAAIRVVDSLDAMTADWSRLPSEILAVMSNRIINEVKGVNRVVFDVSSKPPATIEWE from the coding sequence ATGAGCCAGCCCGACAAGGTTCTCATCCTCGACTTCGGCTCCCAGTACACCCAGCTCATTGCCCGCCGCGTGCGCGAGGCCGGGGTGTATTCCGAAATCCATCCCTGCACCGTCACGGCCAAGGAAGTGGCGGCCATGGCCCCCAAGGCCGTGATCCTGTCCGGCGGCCCTTCCAGCGTCGCCGACGCCGACGCGCCGCCCTTTGATCCGGCCGTGTTCGATCTGGGCCTGCCCATGCTGTGCATCTGCTACGGCATGCAGCTGTTGGCCCACCACCTGCCCGGCGGCCAGGTGGCCGCCTCCACCGACCGCGAGTATGGTCGGGCCGATTTGCAGCTTTTGGCCGACACGCCCCTTTTCGCCGGCCTGCCGCAAAAAGACGGGCACATCGTCTGGATGTCCCACGGCGACAAGGTCATGGCCGCGCCGGACGGCTTTGTGGTGGCCGCGCGCACCAAAAACGTGGACATCGCCGCCCTGGCCAACGCTTCCCGTCGCATCTACGCCCTGCAGTTCCACCCCGAGGTGGCCCACACCGAGGACGGCGAGCGCATTCTCCACAACTTCCTGTTCGAGATCGCCGGCCTGACCTCGGGCTGGACCATGTCGAGCTTCCTGGAAACCGAGCTGGCCTCGCTCAAGGAAAAAGTCGGCGACGACGAAGTGGTCTGCGCCCTGTCCGGCGGCGTCGATTCCACGGTAGTGGCCGTCATGCTCCACAAGGCCATCGGCAAGAAGCTTCACTGCATCTTTGTCGACAATGGTCTTTTGCGCATGGGCGAGGGCGAGGAAGTGGCCGCCTATCTGCGCGAACACTTTGACCTCAATCTGCATTACGTTGACGCCGCCAAACTCTTTCTCGACAAGCTGGCCGGCGTGACCGACCCCGAGGAAAAGCGCAAGATCATCGGCAAGACCTTCATCGAGGTCTTCGAGGTCGAAGCGGCCAAGTTGCCCAAGGTCAAGTACCTGGCCCAGGGCACGCTGTATCCCGACGTCATCGAGTCCGTATCCTTCAAGGGACCCTCGGCGGTCATCAAGAGCCACCACAACGTGGGCGGGCTGCCCGAGGTCATGAAGCTGGCGCTTATTGAACCCCTGCGTGAACTGTTCAAGGACGAGGTGCGCAAGGTGGCGGTGGAGCTCGGCATGCCCGACTTCATCATCTGGCGTCATCCCTTCCCCGGACCGGGGCTGGCCATCCGCATCATCGGCGAGGTGACCGAGGAACGGCTTGAGATTTTGCGGCGAACGGATAAGATCGTCCAGAGCGAGCTTGTCGCCTCGGGCTGGTACCGCAAGGTCTGGCAGGGGTTTGCCGTGCTGCTGCCGCTCAAGACCGTCGGGGTCATGGGCGACGGCCGTACCTATGAAAACGTGGCCGCCATCCGCGTGGTGGACAGTCTCGACGCCATGACCGCCGACTGGAGCCGTCTCCCGTCGGAAATCCTGGCCGTTATGTCCAACCGCATCATCAATGAGGTCAAAGGCGTCAACCGCGTGGTGTTCGACGTCTCGTCCAAGCCGCCCGCGACCATCGAGTGGGAATAG
- the yajC gene encoding preprotein translocase subunit YajC produces the protein MLFPSLAHAMGAAPGGDAAGGNPITAFLPLILMFAIFYFLLIRPQQKKAKQHREYLAGLKRGDYILTGGGIYGRIMEVHGDKITIEIAKDLNIEINRNFVSGPGEAGASAAKAEPKGKDKSKD, from the coding sequence ATGCTGTTTCCGAGTCTGGCGCACGCCATGGGCGCCGCGCCCGGCGGCGACGCCGCGGGGGGCAACCCCATCACCGCCTTTTTGCCGCTTATCCTCATGTTCGCCATCTTCTACTTCCTGCTCATCCGTCCCCAGCAGAAGAAGGCCAAGCAGCACCGGGAATACCTGGCCGGCCTCAAGCGCGGCGACTACATCCTGACCGGCGGCGGCATCTACGGCCGCATCATGGAAGTCCACGGCGACAAGATCACCATCGAGATCGCCAAGGACCTCAATATCGAGATCAACCGCAACTTCGTCTCCGGCCCCGGCGAAGCCGGCGCTTCGGCCGCCAAGGCCGAGCCCAAGGGCAAAGACAAGTCCAAGGATTAG
- the hisB gene encoding imidazoleglycerol-phosphate dehydratase HisB: protein MAKRFGAYSRETGETRVAVEITIDGKGNAAIDTGFGFADHMLNLLAFWAGFDLNLTCRGDLEVDAHHTLEDVAICLGEAFRQALGERVGIERVGDARVPMDEALCDVVVDLSGRPYLVYREDVLPPVIAGEEKDLWREFFKSLAISARMNLHIHFVYGQNGHHLVEAAFKALGLALRRATAAHGSSRVPSTKGSLD, encoded by the coding sequence ATGGCCAAACGCTTTGGAGCCTATTCCCGGGAGACCGGCGAAACCCGCGTGGCCGTCGAGATCACCATCGACGGCAAGGGCAACGCCGCCATCGACACCGGCTTCGGTTTTGCCGACCACATGCTCAACCTGCTGGCTTTCTGGGCCGGCTTCGACCTCAATCTGACCTGCCGGGGCGACCTGGAGGTCGACGCCCACCACACCCTGGAAGACGTCGCCATCTGCCTGGGCGAGGCCTTCCGTCAGGCCCTGGGCGAGCGCGTGGGCATAGAGCGGGTGGGCGACGCCCGGGTGCCCATGGACGAAGCGCTGTGCGACGTGGTGGTGGACCTCTCGGGCCGGCCGTATCTGGTCTACCGCGAAGATGTGTTGCCGCCGGTAATCGCCGGCGAGGAAAAGGACCTGTGGCGGGAATTCTTCAAGTCTCTGGCCATTTCCGCCCGCATGAACCTTCATATCCATTTCGTGTACGGCCAAAACGGCCACCATCTGGTGGAAGCGGCCTTCAAGGCGTTGGGACTGGCCCTGCGCCGGGCCACGGCCGCGCACGGATCGAGCAGGGTGCCGAGCACCAAAGGGAGCCTGGACTGA
- a CDS encoding ABC transporter ATP-binding protein, which yields MLELTAIETFYGNIQALKGVSLKVAQGEIVTLIGANGAGKSTTLMSISGVVHPRKGSIAFLGEDITASTTERIVSMGITQVPEGRMIFPRLTVRENLLMGAYLRKDKAGIRDDEDHAYSLFPVLRERRSQMGGTLSGGEQQMLAIGRALMARPKLLLLDEPSLGLAPLVVENIFEIIVQINKDGVTVMLVEQNAQMALQIAHRGYVLETGHVTLEGPGKELLSNPKVRSAYLGLD from the coding sequence ATGCTTGAACTGACCGCCATTGAAACGTTTTACGGCAACATCCAGGCCTTAAAGGGCGTTTCCCTCAAGGTCGCCCAGGGCGAGATCGTCACGCTCATCGGCGCCAACGGCGCGGGCAAATCCACCACGCTCATGAGCATCTCCGGCGTGGTCCATCCCCGCAAGGGATCCATCGCCTTTCTGGGCGAGGACATCACCGCCAGCACCACCGAGCGCATCGTCTCCATGGGCATCACCCAGGTGCCCGAAGGACGCATGATCTTCCCGCGCCTGACCGTGCGGGAAAACCTGCTCATGGGGGCGTATCTGCGCAAGGACAAGGCCGGTATCCGCGACGACGAGGACCACGCCTATTCGCTGTTCCCGGTCCTGCGCGAACGCCGTTCCCAGATGGGCGGCACGCTGTCGGGCGGCGAGCAGCAGATGCTGGCCATTGGCCGGGCGCTCATGGCCCGGCCCAAGCTGCTGCTCTTGGACGAGCCGTCCCTGGGCCTTGCGCCGCTGGTGGTGGAAAACATTTTCGAGATCATTGTCCAAATCAACAAAGATGGCGTAACGGTCATGCTCGTGGAGCAAAACGCCCAGATGGCGCTGCAGATCGCCCATCGGGGCTATGTCCTGGAAACCGGCCATGTCACCCTGGAAGGGCCGGGCAAGGAGCTCCTGAGCAACCCCAAGGTGCGTTCCGCTTATCTCGGCCTGGACTAG
- a CDS encoding heavy-metal-associated domain-containing protein, translated as MPTIEVGGMHCQNCANSVTKALSALPGLSNVSVDLGKGLVSFEGEAPQDDIKAAIDKIGFVPGAMK; from the coding sequence ATGCCAACCATTGAAGTCGGCGGGATGCACTGCCAGAACTGCGCCAATTCCGTGACCAAGGCGCTCTCGGCCCTGCCGGGGCTGTCCAATGTTTCCGTGGACCTGGGCAAGGGCTTGGTGTCCTTTGAGGGCGAAGCCCCGCAGGACGACATCAAGGCCGCCATCGACAAGATCGGCTTTGTTCCCGGAGCCATGAAGTAG
- a CDS encoding thermonuclease family protein: MVAVYDGDTCRLADGRTLRLAGVDAPETAHEGRPAQYFADQAKAALEGLVRGVPLRFVGVGSGQDRFGRLLGDLVLPDGRSVTEILLSMGCVFVFWHQDVGPTIFDRQLALQRRAMASGQGVWPRLLSLPPPAAPYVGNASSHRFHGPGCPDAARIGRRNRVALPTLGEAFDQGYAPARECTPWP, translated from the coding sequence GTGGTCGCCGTCTATGACGGCGACACCTGCCGGCTGGCAGATGGCCGCACCCTGCGTCTGGCCGGCGTGGACGCCCCGGAAACCGCCCATGAGGGCCGGCCCGCCCAGTATTTCGCCGACCAGGCCAAGGCGGCCCTGGAAGGGTTGGTTCGGGGCGTGCCGTTGCGGTTTGTTGGAGTTGGGTCGGGCCAAGACCGTTTCGGCCGGCTGCTGGGCGATCTCGTCTTGCCGGACGGACGCAGCGTGACGGAAATTTTGCTCTCCATGGGTTGCGTCTTTGTCTTTTGGCACCAGGATGTGGGACCGACTATTTTCGACCGGCAGCTCGCACTCCAACGCCGGGCCATGGCCAGTGGGCAGGGGGTTTGGCCGCGCCTGCTATCACTGCCGCCCCCGGCCGCGCCCTATGTCGGCAATGCGTCGTCACATCGTTTTCATGGCCCGGGCTGCCCGGACGCGGCCCGGATCGGCCGACGCAACCGGGTGGCCCTGCCGACCCTTGGCGAAGCGTTTGACCAGGGGTATGCGCCGGCTCGTGAATGCACGCCCTGGCCCTGA
- the guaB gene encoding IMP dehydrogenase, producing MEKVIDFGLTFDDVLLVPDYSEVTPDLADVSSWLTPDIKLNIPLVSAAMDTVTESRMAIQLARSGGVGVVHKNMTIAQQRLEVEKVKKSESGMIISPITVPPAMTVEQALTVMSEYSISGLPVVDGDTLVGIVTNRDVRFVKDSVTTVGQVMTSKNLVTVPVGTTLEEAKHHLHANRIEKLLVVDDNNKLRGLITIKDIEKIRKYPNSCKDSLGRLRVGAAIGVGGDRGERVQALLDAGADFLVLDSAHGHSKNILESIRAIKAEHPGCQLVAGNVGTYEGAKALIAAGADAVKVGIGPGSICTTRVVAGVGVPQVTAIMEASRACREAGKRIIADGGVKFSGDIVKAIAAGGDTVMMGGLFAGTEESPGETVLYQGRTYKIYRGMGSIDAMREGSSDRYFQEKTKKLVPEGIVGRVPFKGPVTDSIYQLVGGLRSGMGYCGCNTIEELQQKARFVRISPAGLRESHVHDVIITKEAPNYRVETY from the coding sequence ATGGAAAAAGTCATCGATTTCGGCCTCACCTTCGACGACGTTTTGCTTGTTCCCGATTACTCGGAAGTCACGCCCGACCTGGCCGACGTGTCCTCCTGGCTCACCCCGGACATCAAGCTCAACATTCCCCTGGTCAGCGCCGCCATGGACACCGTCACCGAGTCGCGCATGGCCATCCAGCTCGCCCGTAGCGGCGGCGTGGGCGTGGTCCACAAGAACATGACCATCGCCCAACAGCGGCTCGAAGTGGAGAAGGTCAAGAAGTCGGAATCGGGCATGATCATTTCGCCCATCACCGTGCCCCCGGCCATGACCGTGGAGCAGGCGCTCACCGTCATGAGCGAATACAGCATTTCCGGCCTGCCCGTGGTCGACGGCGACACCCTGGTCGGCATCGTCACCAACCGCGACGTGCGCTTCGTCAAGGACTCGGTCACCACCGTGGGCCAGGTCATGACCAGCAAAAATCTCGTCACCGTGCCCGTGGGCACCACCCTGGAGGAGGCCAAGCACCACCTCCACGCCAACCGCATCGAAAAGCTCCTGGTCGTTGACGACAACAACAAGCTGCGCGGGCTCATCACCATCAAGGACATCGAGAAGATCCGCAAATATCCCAATTCCTGCAAGGACAGCCTGGGCCGGCTGCGCGTGGGCGCGGCCATCGGCGTGGGCGGCGACCGGGGCGAGCGTGTCCAGGCTCTGCTCGACGCCGGCGCGGACTTCCTGGTGCTCGATTCCGCCCACGGCCATTCCAAGAACATCCTGGAGTCCATCCGGGCCATCAAGGCCGAGCACCCGGGCTGCCAGCTCGTGGCCGGCAACGTCGGCACCTACGAAGGGGCCAAGGCGCTCATTGCCGCCGGGGCCGACGCCGTCAAGGTCGGCATCGGGCCGGGCTCCATCTGCACCACCCGCGTGGTGGCCGGCGTGGGCGTGCCCCAGGTAACGGCCATCATGGAAGCCTCCCGGGCCTGCCGTGAAGCCGGCAAGCGCATCATCGCCGACGGCGGCGTCAAGTTCTCGGGCGACATCGTCAAGGCCATCGCCGCCGGCGGCGACACGGTCATGATGGGCGGCCTTTTCGCCGGCACCGAGGAAAGCCCGGGCGAAACCGTGCTCTACCAGGGCCGCACCTACAAGATCTATCGCGGCATGGGTTCCATCGACGCCATGCGTGAGGGCAGCTCCGACCGCTACTTCCAGGAAAAGACCAAAAAGCTCGTGCCCGAGGGCATTGTCGGCCGGGTGCCTTTCAAGGGCCCGGTCACCGACAGCATCTACCAGCTCGTGGGCGGCCTGCGCTCCGGCATGGGCTACTGCGGCTGCAACACCATCGAGGAGCTGCAGCAAAAAGCCCGGTTCGTGCGCATCTCGCCGGCGGGGCTTCGCGAAAGCCACGTCCACGACGTCATCATCACCAAGGAAGCCCCCAACTACCGCGTGGAGACCTACTAG
- a CDS encoding S9 family peptidase: protein MSQRLCVVLALLGFLAFCSPAVSVMAGGDKPFTIEAMLRLASIDDVRVAADGKRVAFVVTRMSDQAGEPVSRIVLTDMAREGGRPVTPATTSCDHPRFSPDGKWLAYLCQGDNASELHLLQLAAGQSRRLSDGRADILDLAFSPDGKKLAVTATTSPKAGPNRPEGCDGDVEVLDSPGGLAGLYLLTLSQPGVMRQLVADRDVGAFAFSPDGRRIVFETANPHAPPRGRAHNGAAGGTAPVDAGHADIAVVDLDKGGVKLVAASDASENMPTVSPDGRLLAYVATAAPGFYYNAGRVMVVPLTGGESRPLAPTPDARPELLGWAEDGQSLLVREADGVGAALYALPLDGQPTTRLDDGRRIPLQASLSLGSRHLGLALTDWDLPPEAFVTSVERYEPKAVSAVNREFAAYQTVKPEIVRWKSADGTMIEGLYTPPAGPVVGAPPLLVELHGGPAQAAQRLYPGLLNSYPLAVFSAHGYALFQPNVRGSDGYGPAFRRAIVNDWGGVDFADLMSGLDALIAKGQADPQRLGVMGWSYGGYLAAWAIGHTDRFKAASIGGGITNLVSQCGSMDLPDFMPLYMGGEAYERFDFLFDRSPLKYAAAIQTPTLFQHGVADERVPFTQALELYTALSRRGVTTRLAAYPRSGHDITETGLLRDLMVRNLDWFARFVPATATQSRPAMAKADPS, encoded by the coding sequence GTGTCCCAACGCTTGTGCGTCGTCCTGGCCCTCTTGGGGTTCCTTGCGTTCTGTTCGCCGGCCGTGTCCGTCATGGCCGGCGGCGACAAGCCGTTCACCATCGAGGCCATGCTGCGTCTGGCCTCAATCGACGATGTCCGTGTAGCCGCCGACGGCAAACGCGTCGCCTTTGTCGTGACCCGAATGTCCGATCAGGCCGGCGAACCTGTCTCACGCATTGTCCTGACCGACATGGCCCGGGAGGGTGGGCGTCCGGTCACCCCGGCCACGACCTCCTGCGACCACCCGCGTTTTTCCCCTGACGGCAAATGGCTGGCCTATCTCTGCCAGGGCGATAACGCCTCCGAGCTCCATTTGCTCCAGCTCGCCGCCGGCCAATCGCGCCGCTTAAGCGACGGCCGGGCCGACATCCTTGATCTGGCGTTTTCCCCGGACGGCAAGAAACTGGCCGTCACCGCCACGACCAGTCCCAAGGCCGGGCCAAACCGTCCCGAGGGCTGCGACGGCGACGTCGAGGTGCTGGACAGCCCTGGCGGACTGGCCGGGCTCTACCTCCTGACCCTGTCGCAACCCGGGGTCATGCGCCAGCTTGTCGCCGACCGGGACGTGGGTGCGTTCGCCTTTTCCCCGGACGGCCGCCGCATCGTTTTCGAAACTGCCAACCCCCACGCCCCGCCCCGGGGGCGCGCCCATAATGGCGCCGCCGGCGGGACGGCTCCGGTGGACGCCGGCCATGCCGACATCGCCGTGGTCGATCTTGACAAGGGCGGCGTAAAGCTTGTGGCCGCTTCAGACGCCTCCGAAAACATGCCGACCGTCTCGCCCGATGGCCGGCTCTTGGCCTATGTGGCCACGGCAGCACCCGGATTTTATTATAACGCCGGCCGGGTCATGGTCGTGCCCCTGACTGGCGGCGAGTCGCGCCCCCTGGCCCCCACCCCCGACGCCCGGCCGGAACTTCTTGGTTGGGCCGAGGACGGCCAGAGCCTGCTCGTGCGGGAGGCCGACGGCGTGGGGGCCGCGCTCTATGCCCTGCCTCTGGACGGCCAGCCCACGACTCGCCTTGACGACGGCCGACGCATTCCGCTCCAGGCCAGTCTGTCCCTCGGTTCCCGACATCTGGGGCTGGCGCTCACCGATTGGGACCTGCCGCCCGAGGCTTTCGTCACCTCGGTCGAGCGCTACGAGCCCAAGGCCGTGTCCGCCGTCAACCGGGAATTTGCCGCCTACCAGACGGTCAAGCCCGAGATCGTGCGCTGGAAATCGGCTGACGGGACCATGATTGAAGGCCTGTATACCCCGCCGGCTGGGCCTGTGGTCGGCGCGCCGCCGCTTCTGGTCGAACTCCACGGCGGCCCGGCCCAAGCCGCCCAGCGCCTCTATCCCGGCCTGCTCAACAGCTACCCCCTGGCCGTATTTTCCGCCCACGGCTATGCCCTGTTTCAGCCCAACGTCCGGGGCTCCGACGGTTACGGGCCAGCGTTTCGCCGAGCCATCGTCAATGATTGGGGCGGGGTCGATTTCGCCGACCTCATGTCCGGCCTCGACGCGCTCATCGCCAAGGGGCAAGCCGATCCCCAGCGCCTTGGCGTCATGGGCTGGAGCTACGGCGGCTATCTCGCCGCCTGGGCCATCGGCCACACCGACCGGTTCAAGGCCGCCTCCATCGGCGGCGGCATCACCAATCTGGTCAGCCAGTGCGGCAGCATGGATTTGCCCGATTTCATGCCGCTGTACATGGGCGGCGAAGCCTACGAGCGCTTCGATTTCCTGTTTGACCGCTCGCCGCTGAAATACGCCGCTGCCATCCAAACCCCGACGCTGTTCCAGCACGGCGTGGCCGACGAGCGCGTCCCCTTCACCCAGGCCCTGGAACTCTACACCGCCCTGTCCCGTCGCGGCGTGACCACGAGGCTGGCCGCCTATCCCCGAAGCGGCCACGACATCACCGAAACGGGGCTGTTGCGCGATCTCATGGTCCGCAACCTCGACTGGTTCGCGCGCTTCGTGCCGGCCACGGCGACCCAATCCCGGCCAGCCATGGCCAAGGCCGACCCCTCCTAG
- the hisA gene encoding 1-(5-phosphoribosyl)-5-[(5-phosphoribosylamino)methylideneamino]imidazole-4-carboxamide isomerase, translating to MIIFPAVDIKDGQCVRLRQGVADAVTVFSPDPEAMARHWEGLGAKWLHLIDLDGAFSGKPRNFDLIARICSGLSIPVQLGGGVRDAATAAAYLEAGVKRLIIGTLALADPDAFAAICAAHPGRVGVSLDAVDGNLKVKGWVEDSGRTVEDVLPGLSAAGAAFVVYTDISRDGMQSGVNLPALQRLLELTDLPVIAAGGVATLDDVKALYPYGKKGLEGLISGRAIYEGTLDFPAALAYIAEKAKEDA from the coding sequence GTGATCATTTTCCCGGCTGTCGACATCAAGGACGGGCAGTGCGTCCGGCTGCGCCAGGGCGTGGCCGACGCCGTCACCGTGTTTTCCCCCGATCCCGAGGCTATGGCCCGGCATTGGGAAGGGCTTGGGGCCAAATGGCTCCACCTGATCGACCTGGACGGAGCCTTTAGCGGCAAGCCGCGCAACTTCGACCTTATCGCCCGCATCTGCTCCGGTTTGTCCATCCCGGTGCAGCTCGGCGGCGGGGTGCGCGACGCGGCCACGGCCGCCGCCTACCTTGAGGCCGGCGTCAAACGGCTCATCATCGGCACCCTGGCCTTGGCCGATCCCGACGCGTTTGCCGCCATCTGCGCGGCCCATCCCGGCCGGGTGGGCGTCTCCCTGGACGCCGTGGACGGCAACCTCAAAGTTAAAGGATGGGTGGAGGATTCCGGCCGCACCGTCGAGGACGTGCTGCCGGGCCTGTCAGCCGCTGGCGCGGCCTTTGTGGTCTACACCGACATCAGCCGCGACGGCATGCAGTCGGGCGTGAATCTGCCGGCGCTGCAGCGGCTGCTCGAACTCACCGACCTGCCGGTCATCGCCGCCGGTGGCGTGGCCACCCTGGACGACGTCAAGGCGCTTTATCCCTATGGGAAAAAGGGTCTTGAAGGCCTCATTTCCGGCCGGGCCATCTACGAGGGCACCCTCGATTTTCCGGCGGCCCTGGCCTATATCGCCGAAAAAGCGAAGGAGGACGCCTGA
- the tatB gene encoding Sec-independent protein translocase protein TatB translates to MFGIGSTELLVILVVALIVIGPSKLPDLMKTLGKGMAEFRRMSSDVKSTLEAEVDRADREQKQAEAQKQLHPENATAAPAAQPAAAKDAAKEAPTA, encoded by the coding sequence ATGTTCGGCATCGGTTCCACGGAACTTCTGGTCATCCTGGTGGTGGCCCTGATCGTCATCGGCCCCTCCAAGCTGCCTGATCTCATGAAGACGCTTGGCAAGGGCATGGCCGAGTTTCGCCGCATGAGCAGCGACGTCAAATCCACCCTGGAAGCGGAAGTGGATCGGGCGGACCGCGAACAGAAACAGGCCGAGGCACAAAAACAGCTGCATCCCGAAAACGCCACGGCCGCCCCAGCTGCCCAGCCGGCCGCCGCCAAGGACGCCGCCAAGGAGGCCCCGACCGCTTAG
- the secD gene encoding protein translocase subunit SecD — protein sequence MTGNLRWRLAVISLVAFLGLIYMLPSLGSVKQSFLGKFLPDDVISLGLDLKGGIHLTLGVDVDKALANSLAQMGRDVRDQVKDEGIVIQRPGTSPDGKRLEFVLATPDKRDALDKFLSSHFSVLHVDGVESAADNKLLYKLSFTQRYKDDQARMTVDQAVKTIRNRIDEFGVAEPDIRKQADNRIQIQLPGLQDPERAIKLIGKTAHLEFKVVDETVDMEKAQKGILPPGDELSVLRHRNPDGSYLERPIALKADAVMTGESIADARANFDPNNQAYVALTFTPSGARQFERVTAENVKKQLAIVLDGKVYSAPTIQEKIGGGRASITGRFSTEEARDLAIVLRAGALPAPVTILEQRTVGPSLGQESIEKGVHSAVIGGLIVIAFMIVYYGVAGAVADAALLFNLMLIVAGLAGFGATLTLPGIAGIILTIGMAVDANVIIFERVREELRRGLTARSAVDVGYSRATLTILDANVTTVIAAVVLYQFGTGPIRGFAVTLILGIVASMFTAIFFTRFLFDLWLSKRPAEASLRI from the coding sequence ATGACTGGAAACCTGCGTTGGCGACTGGCCGTGATCAGTCTCGTGGCCTTTCTGGGCCTCATCTACATGCTGCCCTCCCTGGGGTCGGTCAAGCAGAGCTTTCTGGGCAAATTTCTGCCCGATGACGTCATCAGCCTCGGCCTTGACCTCAAGGGCGGCATCCACCTGACCCTTGGCGTCGACGTGGACAAGGCCCTGGCCAATTCCCTGGCCCAGATGGGCCGCGACGTCCGCGACCAGGTCAAGGATGAGGGCATCGTCATCCAACGCCCGGGCACCAGCCCGGACGGCAAGCGCCTGGAGTTCGTCCTGGCCACCCCCGACAAGCGCGACGCCCTGGACAAGTTCCTGTCCAGCCACTTTTCCGTGCTCCACGTCGATGGCGTCGAATCCGCCGCGGACAACAAGCTCCTCTACAAGCTGTCGTTCACCCAGCGCTACAAGGACGACCAAGCCCGCATGACCGTGGACCAGGCCGTCAAGACCATCCGCAACCGCATCGACGAATTCGGCGTGGCCGAGCCCGACATCCGCAAGCAGGCCGACAACCGCATCCAGATCCAGCTGCCGGGCCTGCAGGACCCTGAACGGGCCATCAAGCTTATCGGCAAGACCGCCCACCTGGAATTCAAGGTCGTGGATGAGACCGTGGACATGGAAAAAGCCCAGAAGGGCATCCTGCCCCCGGGCGACGAATTGTCCGTGCTGCGCCACCGCAATCCCGACGGCTCCTACCTGGAGCGGCCCATTGCGCTCAAGGCCGACGCCGTCATGACCGGCGAGAGCATCGCCGACGCCCGGGCCAACTTCGACCCCAACAACCAAGCCTACGTGGCCCTGACCTTCACTCCCAGCGGCGCGCGGCAGTTCGAACGGGTCACGGCCGAGAACGTCAAGAAGCAGTTGGCCATCGTGCTCGACGGCAAGGTCTATTCCGCGCCCACCATCCAGGAAAAGATCGGCGGCGGCCGGGCCAGCATCACCGGCCGGTTTTCCACCGAGGAAGCCCGCGATCTGGCCATCGTGCTGCGCGCCGGCGCGCTGCCGGCTCCGGTCACCATCCTGGAACAGCGCACGGTCGGTCCTTCCTTGGGCCAGGAATCCATCGAAAAGGGCGTCCATTCGGCCGTCATCGGCGGCCTGATCGTCATCGCCTTCATGATCGTCTACTACGGCGTGGCCGGAGCCGTGGCCGACGCAGCCTTGCTTTTCAACCTCATGCTCATCGTGGCCGGTCTGGCCGGTTTCGGGGCCACCCTGACCTTGCCCGGCATCGCCGGCATCATCCTGACCATCGGCATGGCCGTTGACGCCAACGTCATCATCTTCGAGCGCGTCCGTGAGGAGCTGCGACGGGGCCTGACCGCCCGTTCGGCCGTGGACGTCGGCTACAGCCGGGCCACGCTTACCATCCTGGACGCCAACGTCACCACCGTCATCGCCGCCGTGGTTCTCTACCAGTTCGGCACCGGCCCCATTCGGGGCTTTGCCGTGACCCTGATTCTCGGCATCGTGGCCTCCATGTTCACGGCCATCTTCTTTACGCGCTTTCTCTTTGATCTGTGGCTGTCCAAGCGGCCGGCCGAGGCGAGTCTTCGCATCTAA